From Erwinia sp. HDF1-3R, one genomic window encodes:
- the fabY gene encoding fatty acid biosynthesis protein FabY, whose protein sequence is MYHLRVPETAEELNTYYQFRWEMLRKPLHQPMGSERDAWDALAHHQMVVDEHGEPVAVGRLYINAENEAGIRFLAVHPSVQGKGLGTLVAMTLESVARQEGAKRVVCSAREDAVEFFAKLGYVNQGEVTAPQTTPLRHFLMIKSVMTLDDILHRADWCGQLQQAWYDHIPLSEKMGVRILQYTGQKFITTMPETGNQNPHQTLFAGSLFSLATLTGWGLIWLLLRERHLGGTIILADAHIRYSHPITGKPGAVADLGSMSGDLDRLARGRKARVQLEVELFGNEVCGAVFEGVYIVLPADPNGPLELGGSGIK, encoded by the coding sequence ATGTATCATCTTCGGGTGCCTGAAACAGCAGAAGAGCTGAATACCTACTACCAATTCCGCTGGGAGATGCTGCGTAAGCCGCTTCATCAGCCAATGGGGTCCGAGCGGGATGCCTGGGATGCGCTGGCGCATCACCAGATGGTGGTGGACGAGCATGGCGAACCGGTGGCGGTAGGGCGCCTGTACATCAATGCGGAAAACGAAGCGGGGATACGCTTCCTTGCGGTGCATCCCTCGGTGCAGGGAAAAGGGCTGGGTACGCTGGTGGCGATGACGCTGGAGTCCGTGGCGCGGCAGGAAGGGGCGAAGCGCGTCGTGTGCAGCGCGCGCGAAGATGCGGTGGAGTTCTTTGCCAAGCTGGGCTACGTCAATCAGGGGGAGGTGACCGCACCGCAGACCACGCCGCTGCGTCACTTCCTGATGATTAAATCGGTCATGACTCTGGATGATATCCTGCACCGGGCCGACTGGTGCGGTCAGCTTCAGCAGGCCTGGTACGATCATATTCCGCTTAGCGAGAAAATGGGCGTGCGGATTTTGCAGTACACCGGGCAAAAATTCATCACCACCATGCCGGAAACCGGTAATCAGAACCCACACCAGACCCTGTTTGCCGGCAGTCTGTTCTCGCTTGCGACGCTAACCGGGTGGGGGCTTATCTGGCTGCTGCTGCGCGAGCGGCATCTCGGGGGCACCATTATTCTGGCCGATGCCCATATTCGCTATAGCCATCCGATCACCGGTAAGCCGGGCGCGGTGGCTGACCTTGGCTCAATGAGCGGCGATTTGGATCGCCTTGCGCGCGGACGCAAGGCGCGAGTGCAGCTGGAGGTGGAACTCTTCGGCAATGAGGTGTGCGGCGCGGTATTTGAAGGCGTTTATATCGTGCTCCCCGCCGATCCAAACGGCCCGCTGGAGCTGGGCGGATCGGGTATTAAGTAA
- a CDS encoding virulence factor BrkB family protein — translation MLLIKIGLDRLGTGWSWIKLLWHRIDEDGMTTLAGNLAYVSLLSMVPLVAVVFALFAAFPVFSDVSVQLKHFIFSNFVPASGTVIQSYLEQFVANVNKMTAVGACGLVVTSLLLMYSIDTALNAIWRSKRKRPLVYSFAVYWMILTLGPMLAGASLAISSYLLSLRWASASGVSWLIDYGLRIFPLLLSWLSFFLLYSIVPTRQVAGRDALIGALVAGLLFELGKKGFALYITMFPSYQLIYGVLAVIPILFLWVYWTWCIVLLGAEIAATLGDRRLHREQVLQKQQEQEQEREKEKR, via the coding sequence ATGCTGCTGATTAAAATCGGTCTTGACCGCCTGGGGACGGGCTGGTCATGGATAAAACTACTCTGGCATCGGATTGACGAGGATGGCATGACCACCCTTGCCGGAAACCTGGCCTATGTCTCTCTGCTGTCGATGGTACCGCTGGTCGCCGTGGTCTTTGCATTGTTCGCCGCTTTTCCGGTTTTCTCCGACGTGAGCGTTCAGCTTAAGCACTTTATCTTTAGCAATTTTGTTCCGGCATCCGGCACCGTCATCCAGAGTTATCTGGAACAGTTCGTTGCCAACGTGAATAAAATGACGGCGGTCGGGGCCTGTGGTCTGGTCGTCACGTCGCTGCTGTTGATGTATTCCATTGATACGGCGCTGAATGCTATCTGGCGCAGCAAGCGCAAGCGGCCGCTGGTCTACTCTTTTGCCGTCTACTGGATGATTCTGACGCTCGGCCCGATGCTGGCCGGGGCAAGTCTGGCGATCAGCTCTTACCTGCTTTCGCTGCGCTGGGCATCGGCTTCCGGCGTCAGCTGGCTGATAGATTATGGGCTGAGAATTTTTCCTCTGCTGCTTTCCTGGCTCTCATTCTTTTTGCTTTACAGCATTGTTCCTACGCGTCAGGTGGCGGGGCGTGATGCACTGATCGGTGCGCTGGTGGCCGGACTGCTGTTCGAACTGGGTAAGAAGGGCTTTGCGCTCTATATAACGATGTTCCCCTCGTATCAGCTGATTTATGGCGTACTGGCGGTTATCCCCATTCTGTTTCTCTGGGTCTACTGGACCTGGTGTATTGTACTGCTGGGTGCGGAGATCGCGGCGACCCTGGGTGACCGCCGCCTGCACCGGGAACAGGTGTTACAGAAACAGCAAGAGCAAGAACAAGAGCGGGAAAAAGAGAAACGATGA
- the rluF gene encoding 23S rRNA pseudouridine(2604) synthase RluF, which yields MLTNSSIRLNKYISESGICSRRDADRYIEQGNVFINGKRVGVGAQVFAGDVVKVNGQLIEPRNEDDLVLIALNKPVGIISTTEEGERDNIVNFVNHSKRVFPVGRLDKDSQGLIFLTNHGDLVNKILRSGNDHEKEYVVTVNKPVTDEFITGLGAGVPMMGTVTKKCKVKKEAPFVFRITLVQGLNRQIRRMCKHFGYEVMKLERTRIMNVSLKGLPPGEWRDLTDDELIELFKLIEDSSSEEKPTKKAPAKAKPTAVKKPVSGAPKGGDKSPAGPASRKRFAQPGRKKKGR from the coding sequence ATGCTGACCAATTCATCCATTCGTCTTAATAAATACATCAGCGAGAGCGGTATTTGTTCCCGCCGCGATGCCGACCGTTACATAGAACAGGGAAATGTGTTTATTAACGGTAAGCGCGTTGGCGTCGGTGCGCAGGTCTTTGCTGGCGATGTAGTGAAAGTTAATGGTCAGCTGATTGAGCCGCGTAATGAAGACGATCTGGTGCTTATTGCGCTCAACAAACCTGTCGGCATCATCAGCACCACGGAAGAGGGTGAGCGCGACAACATCGTTAACTTTGTGAACCACAGCAAACGCGTTTTCCCGGTTGGGCGACTGGATAAAGACTCGCAGGGGCTGATTTTCCTGACTAACCACGGCGATCTGGTGAACAAGATCCTGCGCTCAGGAAACGACCACGAGAAAGAGTACGTGGTCACGGTAAACAAGCCGGTGACCGACGAGTTTATCACCGGGCTGGGCGCTGGCGTGCCGATGATGGGCACGGTGACTAAAAAATGCAAAGTGAAGAAAGAGGCGCCGTTCGTGTTTCGCATCACGCTGGTGCAGGGACTCAACCGCCAGATCCGCCGCATGTGTAAACACTTTGGCTATGAAGTGATGAAACTCGAGCGTACACGCATTATGAATGTCAGCCTTAAAGGGCTGCCGCCGGGAGAGTGGCGCGATCTGACCGACGATGAGCTGATTGAGCTATTTAAGCTGATTGAAGACTCTTCGTCAGAAGAGAAGCCGACGAAGAAAGCCCCTGCAAAGGCTAAGCCGACTGCGGTAAAAAAACCGGTCAGCGGCGCACCGAAGGGCGGCGATAAATCCCCTGCCGGCCCGGCTTCCCGCAAGCGCTTTGCTCAGCCGGGCCGCAAAAAGAAGGGGCGCTGA
- the dtd gene encoding D-aminoacyl-tRNA deacylase — protein MIALIQRVLSASVTVAGERIGETGPGLLVLLGVEKGDDQQKASRLCDRVLGYRIFSDDQGKMNLNVQQAGGSVLVVSQFTLAADTQKGMRPGFSGGAEPAEAEKLYEAFIGCCREKGVTTETGRFGADMQVALVNDGPVTFWLQV, from the coding sequence ATGATTGCCTTAATTCAGCGCGTATTGAGCGCCAGCGTAACGGTGGCAGGGGAGCGCATTGGGGAAACCGGACCGGGGCTGTTGGTCCTGCTGGGTGTGGAAAAAGGGGATGACCAACAAAAAGCGTCACGCCTGTGCGATCGCGTACTTGGCTATCGCATTTTCAGCGACGACCAGGGCAAAATGAATCTTAACGTGCAGCAGGCAGGAGGTAGCGTGCTGGTGGTATCCCAGTTTACCCTCGCCGCAGATACGCAAAAGGGAATGCGACCCGGTTTTTCTGGCGGCGCAGAACCCGCAGAAGCAGAAAAGCTCTATGAGGCCTTTATCGGCTGCTGTCGTGAAAAAGGTGTGACGACCGAAACGGGTCGTTTTGGTGCGGATATGCAGGTTGCGCTGGTCAATGATGGCCCGGTGACCTTCTGGCTGCAGGTTTAA
- the yihX gene encoding glucose-1-phosphatase, protein MLYIFDLGNVIVDIDFNRVLGVWSDLGRVPLATLQSRFTLGESFQRHERGEISDEDFATQVCDELGLALGFEQFAAGWQAVFVSVRPEVVQLMNTLRARGERVVILSNTNRLHTEFWPEEFPEVKSAADRIYLSQDMGMRKPEARIYQQVLQEEGVTADRAVFFDDNADNIAAARALGIHSVQVTDANVVPAFFADRF, encoded by the coding sequence ATGCTGTATATCTTTGACTTAGGTAACGTCATTGTTGATATTGATTTCAACCGGGTTCTTGGCGTCTGGAGCGATCTGGGCCGCGTTCCGCTGGCCACGCTGCAAAGCCGTTTTACCCTGGGTGAAAGCTTCCAGCGCCACGAGCGGGGAGAAATCAGCGACGAAGATTTTGCTACACAAGTCTGTGACGAACTTGGCCTGGCGTTGGGATTCGAACAATTCGCCGCAGGCTGGCAGGCCGTTTTCGTTAGCGTCCGCCCTGAAGTGGTCCAGCTGATGAACACGCTTCGCGCACGCGGCGAGCGGGTGGTTATCCTCTCCAATACCAACCGCCTGCATACCGAGTTCTGGCCCGAGGAGTTTCCTGAGGTCAAAAGCGCGGCGGACAGGATCTATCTTTCCCAGGATATGGGAATGCGCAAGCCTGAGGCGCGGATTTATCAGCAGGTATTACAGGAAGAGGGCGTCACGGCCGATCGGGCTGTCTTTTTTGACGATAACGCAGACAATATTGCAGCGGCTCGCGCGCTGGGCATTCATAGCGTGCAGGTGACCGATGCCAACGTTGTTCCTGCCTTTTTCGCCGATCGCTTTTAA